The proteins below are encoded in one region of Microbispora sp. NBC_01189:
- a CDS encoding transposase: protein MPATPLGQPATPGVRYRRWRTVAFDGCSSIKAPDSTRNRPSPGKIKYRLGWAGYPRVMLMALAETGTRGLLGAVFGPATDGETVYAARLTHLLDRSMLVLLDRGFDGNDFLVAVAGTGAAFLARLTSTRRPPIMAKLPDGSYLSRLGSLKVRIIEADLTIHLGDGSTLSGRYRPATTLTDHRRDPAAALIRLYHERWEIESAFYALRHTVMRGRVLRSADPAGIEQELWALLVLYQALRMAMVCAVESVPGTDPDRAGFTTALETARDTVTAAHAILPATSDDGTIDLIGRTGRAVLADLLPPRRPRICARKVTCPISRYHAKPADDDRPLTATTISAIDITIRDLQPVPESGRPAPTPPPTSSAAADPHDPPRLTRKQRILDLLAAGPTRAWHARDLARELGAADVNSFATQLSAMARKGQIHKIAKAMYMLQPTPAALHIPRQRPPHNVETIDLTLARMI from the coding sequence GTGCCGGCCACCCCATTGGGCCAGCCCGCCACGCCGGGCGTGCGTTATCGCCGGTGGCGCACGGTGGCCTTCGACGGCTGCTCATCGATCAAAGCGCCTGATTCGACGCGGAACCGGCCCTCGCCGGGGAAGATCAAGTATCGGCTGGGGTGGGCAGGCTATCCGCGCGTGATGCTCATGGCGCTGGCCGAGACCGGCACCCGTGGCCTGCTTGGCGCGGTCTTCGGACCGGCCACCGACGGGGAGACCGTCTACGCGGCCCGGCTGACCCATCTGCTCGATCGCAGCATGCTGGTGCTGCTGGACCGAGGGTTCGACGGCAACGACTTCCTGGTTGCGGTGGCCGGCACCGGCGCGGCGTTCCTGGCCCGGCTCACGTCCACCCGCCGCCCGCCGATCATGGCCAAGCTGCCGGACGGCTCCTACCTGTCGCGGCTCGGCTCCCTGAAGGTCCGCATCATCGAGGCCGACCTGACCATCCATCTAGGCGACGGCAGCACCCTTTCCGGCCGCTACCGGCCGGCCACCACGCTCACCGACCACCGCCGTGACCCGGCCGCGGCGCTGATCCGGCTCTATCACGAACGCTGGGAGATCGAATCGGCCTTCTACGCGCTGCGGCACACCGTGATGCGCGGCCGGGTGCTGCGCTCGGCCGACCCCGCAGGGATCGAGCAGGAACTCTGGGCGCTGCTCGTGCTCTACCAGGCGCTGCGGATGGCGATGGTCTGCGCAGTGGAGTCCGTGCCCGGCACCGACCCCGACCGGGCCGGCTTCACCACCGCCCTGGAGACCGCCCGCGACACGGTCACCGCCGCCCACGCGATCCTTCCTGCCACCAGCGACGACGGCACCATCGACCTGATCGGCCGCACCGGTCGAGCCGTCCTGGCGGACCTGCTGCCACCCCGTCGCCCCCGGATCTGCGCGCGCAAGGTCACGTGCCCGATTTCCCGCTACCACGCCAAGCCCGCCGACGACGATCGGCCCTTGACCGCCACGACCATCTCCGCCATCGACATCACCATCCGGGATCTGCAACCCGTCCCGGAATCCGGCCGGCCCGCTCCCACGCCGCCACCGACCTCCTCTGCTGCTGCCGATCCTCACGATCCACCCCGGCTAACCCGCAAGCAGCGAATTCTGGACCTCCTCGCGGCCGGCCCCACCCGTGCCTGGCACGCCCGCGACCTGGCCCGCGAACTCGGCGCGGCCGATGTCAACAGCTTCGCCACCCAGCTATCGGCTATGGCCAGGAAAGGTCAGATCCACAAGATTGCCAAGGCGATGTACATGCTCCAACCGACTCCCGCAGCTCTCCATATCCCCAGGCAGAGGCCGCCGCACAACGTCGAGACCATCGATTTGACACTCGCGCGCATGATCTAA